The proteins below come from a single Tigriopus californicus strain San Diego chromosome 3, Tcal_SD_v2.1, whole genome shotgun sequence genomic window:
- the LOC131878553 gene encoding eukaryotic translation initiation factor 4 gamma 2-like isoform X2, whose translation MYAQLCKRLAEKAPNFDAPGKLCTFKRLLLTKCKDEFENRAQIAHENERRFESAAVVAANGPNVNSNIAPPDIEEAKYMAKRKMLGNIKFIGELGKLQIVQESVLHKCCEQLLVGRRKQPLSDQVEDLECLCHLMKTCGKLLDTPKAKVRMDQYFERLQQVTDNEQMPTRIRFLVRDLLEIRMNKWMTRRVGKTPEGPRTIQQVREDAYRDGCIYMPQANSPPTKPTNHPLGGGMGVFMNPLEGSFFDTKPKGGDLFGKVSSNIIGFIPTSSGFLGTGPGTIHADGYDEPPIELSPTPPTRPSNGFGGMDKDLGNRGPSETRAFTPNNPHNNNNSNNNNPKHLRQNSGSSSGDNSSSVHSSNADFSNFRKGGAGIGGGDNGNNRPQQQQHQQQHQNDRFNNSRGDKHLDFGDRYSANRTKDRQRRERETQNRNGGHYDRENFDNHGARDHGGDSSSFFNNRSGDGHHPRDNPRGGSYDRDEHRPSFNSQDAYDNNRWNNRLNQQDNRRFGDNNRSHFRENRDNRDRPQGGGGGGGFRRDRFERNEFPPPGARNHNQFNEDFPPAGSAMSNSGPGLLPPRLKKMVLNQGGLGGKDLEISLRPQVANNMLFKPKTPSMLPKSAQRGHSDGSPLGENSLLGPAALSHQSKIMMTTNEPLIIKQASLEKGGRKEKNRAGNKGPTRDEVFAKMETILANLLEHQSTNEAAESWKENNWLPTKMNQTAVTHFLKLTLDKDEPQRELACNLMHQLVRDGTINATHCFEGISKLMSQVSEMEKSQPAVKNHLADVAQWLVKEKLVSLKELADMLEDRSGGLYPILLLTLQRLLKSVGQEQVKAMVDKVSPPLLLVQHVPADQQSDEKLVQVLEEFQLSFLVPLLIIQQDLSKQLQMDNDPNTLFKWIQSNVDKETQEQPGFIRALFQVVVTHIVRVTTLSPETDPTVLPDKATMEQEKEHLSQFRLVLQPFVQDRPHLQLHAVYALHLFCHQKSFPKGMLLRFFINFYELDIMDEHAFLQWKEDVNEAFPGKGEALFQVNQWLTWLEEAESEEEDDDDNE comes from the exons ATGTACGCACAGCTGTGCAAACGGTTAGCAGAAAAAGCCCCCAATTTTGATGCTCCCGGAAAGCTCTGTACGTTCAAGCGACTACTGCTCACCAAGTGCAAGGATGAATTCGAAAACCGAGCCCAAATTGCTCACGAGAACGAACGTCGATTCGAAAGTGCCGCCGTCGTCGCCGCCAATGGACCCAATGTCAACTCCAATATCGCCCCTCCCGACATCGAGGAGGCCAAGTACATGGCCAAGCGGAAAATGCTCGGCAACATCAAGTTCATTGGCGAGCTGGGCAAGCTTCAGATCGTTCAGGAGTCAGTGCTGCACAAATGCTGCGAGCAGCTCCTGGTCGGCCGGAGAAAACAACCTCTTTCCGACCAGGTGGAGGATTTGGAGTGTCTGTGTCACCTCATGAAGACCTGTGGCAAACTCCTGGACACTCCCAAAGCCAAGGTCCGTATGGATCAGTATTTTGAGAGACTCCAGCAGGTCACCGACAACGAGCAGATGCCCACTCGCATCAGGTTCCTCGTGAGGGACCTCCTCGAGATCCGCATGAACAAGTGGATGACTCGACGGGTGGGAAAGACACCGGAGGGACCTCGCACCATACAGCAGGTGCGGGAGGACGCCTACAGGGATGGATGCATCTACATGCCGCAGGCCAACAGTCCGCCCACCAAGCCCACCAATCATCCTTTGGGGGGTGGAATGGGTGTCTTCATGAACCCACTAGAAGGGAGCTTCTTCGATACCAAGCCCAAGGGAGGCGATCTCTTTGGCAAGGTCTCCAGCAACATCATTGGCTTCATCCCAACCAGCTCCGGATTCCTTGGAACCGGGCCTGGCACAATTCACGCCGACGGATATGATGAACCCCCCATTGAATTGTCGCCCACGCCTCCAACCAGGCCCTCAAACGGGTTTGGAGGCATGGACAAGGATCTTGGGAATCGTGGCCCATCTGAGACCCGAGCGTTCACGCCCAATAACCcacacaacaacaacaacagcaacaacaacaaccccaAGCACTTGCGACAGAACAGTGGATCCTCGTCTGGAGACAATTCGAGTAGCGTGCACAGCAGTAATGCTGATTTTAGCAACTTCAGGAAAGGAGGAGCGGGAATAGGGGGTGGAGACAATGGAAACAACCGAccacagcagcagcagcatcaGCAGCAACATCAGAACGACCGCTTCAACAACTCTCGCGGAGACAAGCACCTCGATTTTGGGGATCGATACTCCGCCAACCGAACCAAGGACAGACAGAGACGTGAAAGAGAAACCCAGAACCGCAATGGTGGTCACTATGATCGGGAAAATTTCGACAACCACGGAGCTCGCGACCATGGCGGTGATTCTTCATCTTTCTTCAACAATAGATCCGGCGACGGCCATCATCCTCGTGACAATCCACGTGGTGGGAGCTACGATCGGGACGAACATCGTCCGTCTTTTAACAGTCAAGACGCCTACGACAACAACCGTTGGAATAACCGTCTCAACCAACAGGACAACCGCCGCTTCGGAGACAACAATAGATCCCATTTCCGGGAAAACCGTGACAACCGAGACCGGCCTcaaggtggaggaggaggag gaggtttCAGACGGGATCGCTTCGAACGGAACGAGTTCCCGCCTCCCGGGGCTCGAAATCACAATCAATTCAACGAGGACTTCCCACCTGCGGGCAGCGCCATGTCGAACTCTGGACCCGGATTGCTTCCCCCTCGGCTCAAGAAAATGGTTCTCAACCAAGGGGGTCTTGGTGGGAAAGACTTGGAGATATCTCTACGACCTCAGGTAGCCAACAACATGCTATTCAAGCCCAAAACGCCAAGCATGCTACCCAAGTCCGCTCAGCGTGGGCACAGCGATGGCTCTCCTTTAGGAGAGAACTCGCTCTTGGGTCCGGCTGCCCTCTCTCATCAATCCAAGATTATGATGACCACCAACGAGCCGCTTATCATCAAACAGGCGTCACTGGAGAAAGGAGGCCGAAAGGAAAAGAATCGGGCAGGTAACAAGGGGCCAACTCGAGATGAAGTGTTCGCCAAAATGGAGACTATCCTGGCCAATCTGCTAGAACACCAAAGCACCAATGAAGCGGCCGAGAGTTGGAAGGAGAACAACTGGCTTCCAACCAAGATGAACCAGACGGCCGTGACGCATTTCCTCAAGCTAACACTTGACAAAGACGAGCCTCAACGAGAACTGGCATGCAATCTCATGCACCAATTGGTCAGGGATGGCACCATCAATGCCACTCATTGCTTTGAGGGCATTAGTAAGCTGATGTCCCAAGTCTCTGAGATGGAGAAGAGCCAACCCGCGGTCAAGAATCATCTGGCCGATGTGGCCcaatggttggtgaaggagaagCTGGTGAGCCTCAAAGAGTTGGCAGATATGCTGGAGGACCGATCCGGTGGACTCTATCCGATCCTACTTCTGACCCTTCAACGACTTTTGAAGTCCGTTGGCCAAGAGCAAGTCAAAGCCATGGTGGACAAAGTCTCCCCTCCCCTCCTATTGGTCCAACATGTGCCAGCCGATCAGCAATCCGATGAGAAGTTGGTCCAAGTCTTGGAGGAGTTCCAACTATCTTTCTTGGTCCCGTTGCTTATCATTCAACAGGATCTGTCGAAACAACTTCAGATGGATAATGATCCCAACACCTTGTTCAAGTGGATCCAGAGTAACGTGGACAAAGAGACCCAAGAACAGCCGGGTTTCATTCGAGCCCTGTTCCAAGTTGTCGTGACGCATATTGTTCGAGTCACGACCCTGTCGCCCGAAACGGACCCAACAGTGCTACCCGACAAAGCGACCATGGAACAAGAGAAAGAACACCTCTCCCAATTCCGTTTAGTCTTGCAACCCTTTGTCCAAGATCGACCCCATCTTCAACTCCATGCGGTCTACGCCCTCCACCTGTTCTGCCATCAGAAGAGCTTTCCCAAGGGCATGCTTTTGCGATTCTTTATCAACTTTTACGAGTTGGACATCATGGACGAGCACGCGTTCCTTCAATGGAAGGAGGATGTGAATGAAGCTTTCCCTGGCAAAGGCGAGGCCTTGTTTCAG GTCAATCAATGGCTGACTTGGCTTGAGGAAGCCGAGTCTGAGGAGGAAGacgatgatgacaatgaataA
- the LOC131878184 gene encoding sex-determining region Y protein-like produces the protein MKPSVASTHVGTPSGPYNHSSHRDHVSTHHRPSNHASGYVHPQQQQQPHHASFTNRYPGSVAADHHSHPPPSARNNHYQPPQQQHHHHLQQQQQQQQQHHQGFHYPPQPPHLEHYQGQPGSLEWGTSIPQAHQSPPQQAVPLPVAPPAQPYRRSDRDEHAPFNPKPQYHHHQPQQQQQPPPVVPQQHYAQHLPGQQQHHSLPPRAAVVVAPTGSGAGLTNNNNNNGNSSSSGIVHNSNGPSSRASSSSPFGTGSSPQRHQTPPIATQDENAVFRKVRGILNKLTPEKFEKLTVDILNVGLESTVILKGVILLVSN, from the exons CCTTCCGTTGCATCCACCCACGTTGGAACGCCTAGTGGTCCTTACAACCACTCTTCCCATCGTGATCATGTGTCGACTCATCACCGACCCAGCAACCATGCTAGTGGCTATGTCCACCcgcagcagcaacaacaaccccATCATGCCTCATTTACCAATAGATATCCTGGAAGTGTAGCAGCCGACCATCATTCCCATCCCCCTCCATCGGCACGCAACAACCACTACCAACCGCCACAGCAGCAACACCATCAccatcttcaacaacaacaacagcagcagcagcaacatcATCAAGGATTTCACTATCCGCCTCAACCGCCACATTTGGAGCATTATCAAGGTCAACCGGGTTCACTAGAATGGGGGACTTCCATCCCGCAGGCGCATCAGTCGCCGCCGCAACAAGCAGTACCCCTCCCGGTGGCTCCGCCAGCCCAACCCTACCGACGCTCCGACCGAGATGAACACGCCCCTTTCAACCCCAAACCACAGTatcaccaccatcaaccacaacaacagcagcagcctCCTCCCGTCGTACCCCAACAACACTACGCTCAGCACTTGCCTGGGCAGCAACAACACCACTCTCTGCCTCCGCGGGCAGCTGTGGTGGTGGCTCCCACGGGCTCTGGAGCGGGATtgaccaacaacaacaacaacaacggcaacaGTAGCAGTAGCGGTATCGTCCACAACTCGAATGGTCCAAGTAGTCGAGCTTCGTCTTCTTCACCATTTGGAACTGGATCATCCCCTCAGCGCCATCAGACCCCTCCGATCGCCACTCAAGATGAAAACGCAGTTTTCAGGAAG GTTCGAGGAATTCTCAACAAACTCACACCCGAAAAATTTGAGAAGCTCACAGTAGATATCCTCAATGTGGGCCTGGAATCCACGGTCATTTTGAAAGGTGTTATTCTTCTGGTGAGTaactaa
- the LOC131878553 gene encoding eukaryotic translation initiation factor 4 gamma 2-like isoform X1 produces MYAQLCKRLAEKAPNFDAPGKLCTFKRLLLTKCKDEFENRAQIAHENERRFESAAVVAANGPNVNSNIAPPDIEEAKYMAKRKMLGNIKFIGELGKLQIVQESVLHKCCEQLLVGRRKQPLSDQVEDLECLCHLMKTCGKLLDTPKAKVRMDQYFERLQQVTDNEQMPTRIRFLVRDLLEIRMNKWMTRRVGKTPEGPRTIQQVREDAYRDGCIYMPQANSPPTKPTNHPLGGGMGVFMNPLEGSFFDTKPKGGDLFGKVSSNIIGFIPTSSGFLGTGPGTIHADGYDEPPIELSPTPPTRPSNGFGGMDKDLGNRGPSETRAFTPNNPHNNNNSNNNNPKHLRQNSGSSSGDNSSSVHSSNADFSNFRKGGAGIGGGDNGNNRPQQQQHQQQHQNDRFNNSRGDKHLDFGDRYSANRTKDRQRRERETQNRNGGHYDRENFDNHGARDHGGDSSSFFNNRSGDGHHPRDNPRGGSYDRDEHRPSFNSQDAYDNNRWNNRLNQQDNRRFGDNNRSHFRENRDNRDRPQGGGGGGGGGFRRDRFERNEFPPPGARNHNQFNEDFPPAGSAMSNSGPGLLPPRLKKMVLNQGGLGGKDLEISLRPQVANNMLFKPKTPSMLPKSAQRGHSDGSPLGENSLLGPAALSHQSKIMMTTNEPLIIKQASLEKGGRKEKNRAGNKGPTRDEVFAKMETILANLLEHQSTNEAAESWKENNWLPTKMNQTAVTHFLKLTLDKDEPQRELACNLMHQLVRDGTINATHCFEGISKLMSQVSEMEKSQPAVKNHLADVAQWLVKEKLVSLKELADMLEDRSGGLYPILLLTLQRLLKSVGQEQVKAMVDKVSPPLLLVQHVPADQQSDEKLVQVLEEFQLSFLVPLLIIQQDLSKQLQMDNDPNTLFKWIQSNVDKETQEQPGFIRALFQVVVTHIVRVTTLSPETDPTVLPDKATMEQEKEHLSQFRLVLQPFVQDRPHLQLHAVYALHLFCHQKSFPKGMLLRFFINFYELDIMDEHAFLQWKEDVNEAFPGKGEALFQVNQWLTWLEEAESEEEDDDDNE; encoded by the exons ATGTACGCACAGCTGTGCAAACGGTTAGCAGAAAAAGCCCCCAATTTTGATGCTCCCGGAAAGCTCTGTACGTTCAAGCGACTACTGCTCACCAAGTGCAAGGATGAATTCGAAAACCGAGCCCAAATTGCTCACGAGAACGAACGTCGATTCGAAAGTGCCGCCGTCGTCGCCGCCAATGGACCCAATGTCAACTCCAATATCGCCCCTCCCGACATCGAGGAGGCCAAGTACATGGCCAAGCGGAAAATGCTCGGCAACATCAAGTTCATTGGCGAGCTGGGCAAGCTTCAGATCGTTCAGGAGTCAGTGCTGCACAAATGCTGCGAGCAGCTCCTGGTCGGCCGGAGAAAACAACCTCTTTCCGACCAGGTGGAGGATTTGGAGTGTCTGTGTCACCTCATGAAGACCTGTGGCAAACTCCTGGACACTCCCAAAGCCAAGGTCCGTATGGATCAGTATTTTGAGAGACTCCAGCAGGTCACCGACAACGAGCAGATGCCCACTCGCATCAGGTTCCTCGTGAGGGACCTCCTCGAGATCCGCATGAACAAGTGGATGACTCGACGGGTGGGAAAGACACCGGAGGGACCTCGCACCATACAGCAGGTGCGGGAGGACGCCTACAGGGATGGATGCATCTACATGCCGCAGGCCAACAGTCCGCCCACCAAGCCCACCAATCATCCTTTGGGGGGTGGAATGGGTGTCTTCATGAACCCACTAGAAGGGAGCTTCTTCGATACCAAGCCCAAGGGAGGCGATCTCTTTGGCAAGGTCTCCAGCAACATCATTGGCTTCATCCCAACCAGCTCCGGATTCCTTGGAACCGGGCCTGGCACAATTCACGCCGACGGATATGATGAACCCCCCATTGAATTGTCGCCCACGCCTCCAACCAGGCCCTCAAACGGGTTTGGAGGCATGGACAAGGATCTTGGGAATCGTGGCCCATCTGAGACCCGAGCGTTCACGCCCAATAACCcacacaacaacaacaacagcaacaacaacaaccccaAGCACTTGCGACAGAACAGTGGATCCTCGTCTGGAGACAATTCGAGTAGCGTGCACAGCAGTAATGCTGATTTTAGCAACTTCAGGAAAGGAGGAGCGGGAATAGGGGGTGGAGACAATGGAAACAACCGAccacagcagcagcagcatcaGCAGCAACATCAGAACGACCGCTTCAACAACTCTCGCGGAGACAAGCACCTCGATTTTGGGGATCGATACTCCGCCAACCGAACCAAGGACAGACAGAGACGTGAAAGAGAAACCCAGAACCGCAATGGTGGTCACTATGATCGGGAAAATTTCGACAACCACGGAGCTCGCGACCATGGCGGTGATTCTTCATCTTTCTTCAACAATAGATCCGGCGACGGCCATCATCCTCGTGACAATCCACGTGGTGGGAGCTACGATCGGGACGAACATCGTCCGTCTTTTAACAGTCAAGACGCCTACGACAACAACCGTTGGAATAACCGTCTCAACCAACAGGACAACCGCCGCTTCGGAGACAACAATAGATCCCATTTCCGGGAAAACCGTGACAACCGAGACCGGCCTcaaggtggaggaggaggag gaggaggaggtttCAGACGGGATCGCTTCGAACGGAACGAGTTCCCGCCTCCCGGGGCTCGAAATCACAATCAATTCAACGAGGACTTCCCACCTGCGGGCAGCGCCATGTCGAACTCTGGACCCGGATTGCTTCCCCCTCGGCTCAAGAAAATGGTTCTCAACCAAGGGGGTCTTGGTGGGAAAGACTTGGAGATATCTCTACGACCTCAGGTAGCCAACAACATGCTATTCAAGCCCAAAACGCCAAGCATGCTACCCAAGTCCGCTCAGCGTGGGCACAGCGATGGCTCTCCTTTAGGAGAGAACTCGCTCTTGGGTCCGGCTGCCCTCTCTCATCAATCCAAGATTATGATGACCACCAACGAGCCGCTTATCATCAAACAGGCGTCACTGGAGAAAGGAGGCCGAAAGGAAAAGAATCGGGCAGGTAACAAGGGGCCAACTCGAGATGAAGTGTTCGCCAAAATGGAGACTATCCTGGCCAATCTGCTAGAACACCAAAGCACCAATGAAGCGGCCGAGAGTTGGAAGGAGAACAACTGGCTTCCAACCAAGATGAACCAGACGGCCGTGACGCATTTCCTCAAGCTAACACTTGACAAAGACGAGCCTCAACGAGAACTGGCATGCAATCTCATGCACCAATTGGTCAGGGATGGCACCATCAATGCCACTCATTGCTTTGAGGGCATTAGTAAGCTGATGTCCCAAGTCTCTGAGATGGAGAAGAGCCAACCCGCGGTCAAGAATCATCTGGCCGATGTGGCCcaatggttggtgaaggagaagCTGGTGAGCCTCAAAGAGTTGGCAGATATGCTGGAGGACCGATCCGGTGGACTCTATCCGATCCTACTTCTGACCCTTCAACGACTTTTGAAGTCCGTTGGCCAAGAGCAAGTCAAAGCCATGGTGGACAAAGTCTCCCCTCCCCTCCTATTGGTCCAACATGTGCCAGCCGATCAGCAATCCGATGAGAAGTTGGTCCAAGTCTTGGAGGAGTTCCAACTATCTTTCTTGGTCCCGTTGCTTATCATTCAACAGGATCTGTCGAAACAACTTCAGATGGATAATGATCCCAACACCTTGTTCAAGTGGATCCAGAGTAACGTGGACAAAGAGACCCAAGAACAGCCGGGTTTCATTCGAGCCCTGTTCCAAGTTGTCGTGACGCATATTGTTCGAGTCACGACCCTGTCGCCCGAAACGGACCCAACAGTGCTACCCGACAAAGCGACCATGGAACAAGAGAAAGAACACCTCTCCCAATTCCGTTTAGTCTTGCAACCCTTTGTCCAAGATCGACCCCATCTTCAACTCCATGCGGTCTACGCCCTCCACCTGTTCTGCCATCAGAAGAGCTTTCCCAAGGGCATGCTTTTGCGATTCTTTATCAACTTTTACGAGTTGGACATCATGGACGAGCACGCGTTCCTTCAATGGAAGGAGGATGTGAATGAAGCTTTCCCTGGCAAAGGCGAGGCCTTGTTTCAG GTCAATCAATGGCTGACTTGGCTTGAGGAAGCCGAGTCTGAGGAGGAAGacgatgatgacaatgaataA